The following coding sequences are from one Novosphingobium sp. KACC 22771 window:
- the pspA gene encoding phage shock protein PspA, which yields MEKLQSNPPSGASRMGIFSRTRDIIAANFSDLLEKAEDPSKMIRMIILEMEETLVEVRASAARTIADQKEMRRHIAKLDRLQADWGEKAQLALSKDREDLARAALVEKRKAGDMADQLQSEVAVLDDSLRAFEADIEKLQTRLREARSRQTAIAARLESAENRVKLRTLLASERVDEAMARFDALERRVDYAEGRADALGLADNAKPSLADEIAALASGDKVDEELEAMKRALKKEG from the coding sequence ATCGAGAAACTGCAATCCAATCCACCTTCGGGAGCAAGCCGCATGGGCATTTTCAGCCGCACCCGCGACATTATCGCCGCCAATTTCTCCGATCTTCTGGAAAAGGCCGAGGATCCTTCCAAGATGATCCGCATGATCATCCTCGAAATGGAGGAAACGCTGGTCGAAGTGCGCGCATCGGCCGCCCGCACCATCGCCGATCAAAAGGAAATGCGCCGCCATATCGCCAAGCTCGACCGGCTTCAGGCCGATTGGGGCGAAAAGGCGCAGCTTGCCCTGTCCAAGGACCGCGAGGATCTGGCCCGCGCAGCATTGGTGGAAAAGCGCAAGGCGGGCGATATGGCCGACCAGTTGCAATCCGAAGTGGCCGTGCTGGACGATTCCCTGCGCGCCTTTGAGGCCGACATCGAAAAGCTGCAGACCCGCCTGCGCGAGGCCCGCAGCCGCCAGACCGCGATTGCCGCCCGCCTCGAAAGCGCGGAAAACCGCGTGAAACTGCGCACGCTGCTGGCCAGCGAGCGGGTGGATGAGGCGATGGCGCGTTTTGATGCGCTGGAACGCCGCGTCGATTACGCCGAGGGCCGCGCCGATGCGCTGGGTCTGGCCGACAATGCCAAGCCCAGCCTTGCCGACGAGATCGCCGCCCTCGCCTCCGGCGATAAGGTGGACGAGGAGTTGGAGGCCATGAAGCGCGCGCTGAAGAAGGAGGGCTAA
- the pspB gene encoding envelope stress response membrane protein PspB, producing the protein MDIVPLVAICALFIGLPWIILHYVTKWKTSATLTSDDEALLEELYQLARRLDERMETVERLVASDHPDFRPAAQMPNREIDNQPLREIAKDIDRLRARSADRSFR; encoded by the coding sequence ATGGATATCGTGCCTTTGGTGGCCATTTGCGCGCTCTTCATCGGCCTGCCCTGGATCATCCTGCACTATGTCACCAAATGGAAAACCTCGGCCACGCTGACTTCGGATGACGAAGCGCTGCTGGAGGAACTTTACCAACTGGCGCGACGGCTGGATGAACGGATGGAAACGGTCGAGCGCCTCGTCGCCTCCGATCACCCCGATTTCCGCCCCGCCGCCCAAATGCCCAACCGCGAAATCGACAACCAACCGCTGCGCGAAATCGCCAAAGACATTGACCGCTTGCGCGCCCGCTCTGCCGACAGGAGCTTTCGATGA
- the pspC gene encoding envelope stress response membrane protein PspC: protein MNPIHTRFYRDKANGKFMGVCAGIADYTGIDVLWVRIATLVLLSMSGGTAWVVYFGIGFLAPNKPGALYTDREEQRFWQGVRQSPGRTTREVRSKFRDLDRRLAAVEDYYVSSNPRLSEEIENLR, encoded by the coding sequence ATGAACCCGATCCACACCCGTTTTTACCGTGACAAGGCCAATGGCAAGTTCATGGGCGTTTGCGCCGGGATTGCCGATTATACCGGAATTGACGTGCTCTGGGTACGGATCGCCACGCTGGTCCTGCTCTCGATGAGCGGGGGCACCGCTTGGGTGGTCTATTTCGGCATCGGCTTTCTGGCGCCCAACAAACCCGGCGCGCTTTACACCGACCGCGAGGAACAGCGCTTCTGGCAGGGCGTGCGCCAGTCGCCGGGCCGCACCACCCGCGAGGTCCGCTCCAAGTTTCGCGATCTGGACCGCCGTCTGGCCGCGGTGGAGGACTACTATGTCTCGTCCAACCCGCGTCTGTCCGAAGAAATTGAAAATCTGCGCTGA
- a CDS encoding SufE family protein — translation MRSLSDIAEEYEFLEADERYRLLIELGRELDPMPDALKTDATLVRGCSASVWVYPVEQGDRLQFLADSNAAITKGIIALVLSAVQGRPAEEVAAMDIAEALAPFDLKNQLSSNRTQGVPNMIALIKDHASRLAAG, via the coding sequence ATGCGCAGCCTTTCCGATATTGCCGAGGAATATGAATTCCTCGAAGCCGACGAACGTTACCGCCTGCTCATTGAACTGGGCCGCGAGTTGGACCCCATGCCCGATGCGCTGAAAACCGACGCTACGCTGGTGCGCGGATGTTCGGCCAGCGTCTGGGTCTATCCGGTGGAACAGGGCGACCGGCTGCAATTCCTGGCCGATTCGAACGCGGCGATCACCAAGGGCATCATCGCGCTGGTTCTCTCTGCGGTGCAGGGCAGGCCCGCCGAGGAAGTGGCCGCGATGGACATTGCCGAGGCGCTGGCGCCGTTTGATCTGAAAAACCAGCTTTCCAGCAATCGGACGCAGGGCGTGCCCAACATGATCGCGCTGATCAAGGATCACGCGTCGCGGCTCGCGGCGGGCTGA
- a CDS encoding YbaN family protein yields the protein MRRHLYQAGGLFFVGLGIVGAFLPLLPTVPFLLLALFCFARSNPAWEQRLLDHPTYGPPLRQWRERRAIPRRAKKGALIAMAVSVGITAFTAGWPWVLIPAGVMLLSGTWIWTRAE from the coding sequence ATGCGCCGCCACCTTTATCAAGCGGGCGGCCTGTTCTTTGTCGGCCTTGGCATCGTGGGGGCGTTTCTGCCGCTGCTGCCTACGGTGCCGTTTCTGCTGCTGGCGCTGTTCTGCTTTGCCCGCTCCAACCCGGCTTGGGAGCAACGCCTGCTCGACCATCCCACCTATGGCCCGCCCCTGCGCCAATGGCGCGAAAGGCGGGCGATCCCGCGCCGGGCGAAGAAAGGCGCGCTGATCGCGATGGCGGTGTCGGTGGGGATTACGGCTTTTACGGCGGGGTGGCCGTGGGTGCTGATCCCGGCAGGGGTGATGCTTCTGTCGGGGACTTGGATCTGGACCAGGGCGGAATAG
- a CDS encoding CTP synthase, with the protein MARYIFITGGVVSSLGKGLMAASLAALLQARGFKVRIRKFDPYLNVDPGTMSPYQHGEVFVTDDGAETDLDLGHYERFTGVSARKSDNITSGRIYQTIIAKERRGDYLGATVQVIPHVTDAIKDFAQADTEDLDFVLCEIGGTVGDIEGLPFIEAIRQLRNELGREQTCFAHVTLVPYIAAAGELKTKPTQHSVRELTSYGIQPDVLLCRCEQELPENERSKIALFCNVRKEAVIPALDAPNIYAVPLQYHAEGLDNAVLHHFGLTAPEPKLDQWQALTKTYAAPEGEVTIGVVGKYVVLQDAYKSLNEALVHGGIANKVKVNIKWIDAEIFEKDEEEIVATLEPLHGVLVPGGFGERGTEGKISAVRFARERKVPFFGICLGMQMACIEGARNTAGIADASSTEFGETTEPVVGIITEWMSEEGLQTRNSETDLGGTMRLGAYEAKLAGNSHVAAIYGSDTISERHRHRYEVNSHYRDALEQGGLVFSGMSPDGLLPEIVERPDHPWFVGVQFHPELKSRPFEPHPLFKGFIEAAVRQARLV; encoded by the coding sequence ATGGCGCGGTATATTTTCATCACCGGCGGCGTGGTCTCCTCGCTGGGCAAGGGTCTTATGGCGGCTTCACTGGCCGCCTTGTTGCAGGCACGCGGCTTCAAGGTCCGCATCCGCAAATTCGACCCCTATCTCAACGTCGACCCCGGCACCATGAGCCCGTATCAGCATGGCGAAGTCTTTGTGACCGACGATGGCGCAGAGACCGACCTCGATCTGGGGCATTATGAACGCTTCACCGGCGTTTCGGCGCGCAAGAGCGACAATATCACCTCGGGCCGCATCTATCAGACGATCATCGCCAAGGAGCGCCGCGGCGACTATCTGGGCGCGACGGTGCAGGTGATCCCGCATGTCACCGACGCGATCAAGGATTTCGCGCAGGCCGACACCGAGGATCTCGATTTCGTGCTGTGCGAGATCGGCGGCACGGTGGGCGACATCGAGGGCCTGCCCTTTATTGAGGCGATCCGTCAGCTTCGCAACGAACTGGGCCGTGAGCAGACCTGCTTTGCCCATGTCACGCTGGTGCCCTATATCGCGGCGGCGGGCGAGTTGAAGACCAAGCCGACTCAGCACTCGGTGCGCGAACTGACTTCTTACGGTATCCAGCCCGATGTGCTGCTGTGCCGCTGCGAACAGGAATTGCCCGAGAATGAGCGCAGCAAGATCGCGCTCTTCTGCAACGTGCGCAAGGAAGCGGTGATCCCGGCGCTCGACGCGCCCAACATCTATGCTGTGCCGCTGCAGTATCACGCCGAGGGGTTGGACAATGCGGTGCTGCACCACTTTGGCCTGACCGCGCCCGAGCCAAAGCTCGATCAGTGGCAGGCGCTCACCAAGACCTATGCCGCACCCGAGGGCGAAGTGACCATCGGTGTGGTGGGCAAGTATGTCGTGCTTCAGGATGCGTACAAGTCGCTGAACGAAGCGCTGGTGCATGGCGGCATTGCCAACAAGGTCAAGGTCAACATCAAGTGGATCGACGCCGAAATCTTTGAAAAGGATGAGGAAGAGATCGTCGCGACGCTCGAACCGCTCCATGGCGTCCTCGTGCCCGGCGGTTTTGGCGAGCGCGGCACCGAGGGCAAGATCTCGGCGGTTCGTTTTGCCCGCGAACGCAAGGTGCCCTTCTTCGGCATCTGCCTTGGCATGCAGATGGCCTGCATCGAAGGTGCGCGCAACACGGCCGGGATCGCGGATGCGTCCTCGACCGAATTTGGCGAAACCACCGAGCCGGTCGTCGGTATCATCACCGAATGGATGAGCGAAGAGGGGCTGCAGACGCGCAACTCCGAAACCGATCTGGGCGGCACGATGCGCCTTGGCGCTTACGAGGCCAAGCTGGCGGGCAACAGCCATGTTGCGGCGATCTATGGCAGCGATACGATCAGCGAGCGTCACCGCCACCGTTATGAGGTGAACAGCCACTACCGCGATGCTCTTGAGCAGGGCGGGCTGGTGTTCTCGGGCATGTCGCCCGACGGCCTGCTGCCCGAAATCGTCGAGCGGCCCGATCATCCGTGGTTCGTGGGCGTGCAATTCCACCCCGAACTCAAGAGCCGTCCGTTTGAGCCGCATCCGCTGTTCAAGGGCTTTATCGAGGCGGCGGTGCGGCAGGCGCGGCTGGTTTAA
- the secG gene encoding preprotein translocase subunit SecG gives MFIFLIVLQAIVAAMLVVVILIQKSEGGGLGVGGSPSGFMSARGAADFLTRSTGVLAAIFVGLSIVLAALAVASATSQKVDTSLDRSVSAPAAAPAAPAAPLPADPLAGAAKK, from the coding sequence ATGTTCATCTTCCTTATTGTGCTTCAGGCCATTGTCGCGGCCATGCTGGTCGTGGTGATCCTGATTCAGAAGTCGGAAGGCGGCGGTCTTGGCGTTGGCGGCAGCCCATCGGGCTTTATGTCGGCGCGCGGCGCGGCGGACTTTCTGACGCGCAGCACGGGCGTTCTGGCCGCGATTTTCGTGGGCCTGTCGATTGTTCTGGCGGCTCTGGCTGTGGCCAGCGCGACGAGCCAGAAGGTTGACACCTCGCTCGACCGCAGCGTTTCGGCACCTGCTGCGGCACCTGCCGCACCTGCGGCTCCGCTTCCTGCCGATCCGCTGGCCGGCGCGGCCAAGAAGTAA
- the tpiA gene encoding triose-phosphate isomerase → MALRPYIVGNWKMNGLRATLAEARAIDRVAARYPAVDVGIAPPFTLVHAMAEEAQAMAVGGQDVHAKPSGAYTGDISAPMLEDAGARFTIVGHSERRSLHGEGNADVQAKAVAARAAGLGVILCVGETEAERDAGQAEAVVSGQLHGSLPREGAEGLAVAYEPVWAIGTGRVPSVEDVAAMHRAIRADLVAIYGDAGKGVRILYGGSVNAGNASELLGVADVGGALVGGASLTAESFAAIINAAAMLIEG, encoded by the coding sequence ATGGCTTTGCGGCCCTATATCGTCGGCAACTGGAAGATGAACGGCCTGCGCGCCACATTGGCCGAGGCGCGCGCGATTGACCGCGTGGCGGCCCGCTATCCGGCGGTGGATGTGGGCATCGCCCCGCCTTTCACGCTGGTCCATGCCATGGCCGAAGAGGCGCAGGCGATGGCCGTGGGCGGTCAGGATGTCCATGCCAAGCCCAGCGGCGCCTATACAGGCGATATTTCCGCGCCCATGCTCGAAGATGCCGGTGCGCGTTTCACCATTGTTGGCCATAGCGAGCGTCGCAGCCTGCATGGCGAGGGCAATGCCGATGTGCAGGCCAAGGCGGTTGCCGCCCGCGCGGCGGGACTTGGCGTGATCCTGTGCGTGGGCGAAACCGAGGCTGAACGCGACGCCGGGCAGGCCGAAGCCGTGGTTTCGGGCCAGTTGCACGGCTCGCTGCCCCGCGAAGGCGCTGAAGGGCTGGCCGTGGCCTATGAGCCGGTCTGGGCCATCGGAACGGGTCGTGTGCCTTCGGTCGAGGATGTGGCCGCGATGCACCGCGCGATCCGGGCTGATCTGGTCGCCATCTATGGCGATGCGGGCAAGGGCGTGCGGATCCTTTACGGCGGCTCGGTCAATGCGGGCAATGCCTCGGAATTGCTGGGCGTGGCCGATGTCGGCGGCGCTTTGGTCGGCGGGGCCAGCCTGACGGCGGAGAGCTTTGCCGCGATCATCAATGCCGCCGCGATGCTGATCGAGGGCTAG
- a CDS encoding peptidyl-prolyl cis-trans isomerase, producing the protein MLQVFRKFFHSSVGVFAALGLIVMLALAFAAGDVSNMISSGSITGGDRVAKVGGTTIGTAQLTKQMQQAVEITRQQQPGVTMKSFLAEGGLDLVLDQMIDGEAQMAFGRKVGIIAGKRLIDSELAKIPAFQGAGGKFDQNAYLSVLAQRQMNDADVRDSFARDLVSRQLLAPAQFGAALPQSAVVQYASLLKEHRSGLAAMLPSSAFAPKGLPTQAEVAAWYNNHKAAYAVPERRVIRYARFDESVIKQSSAPTEAEVAARFKANAAQYAASETRKVSQVIVISESMAKDIAAAVAKGESLEAAAKAKGLSVASLGAVSKADLTIKSSAAVAEAAYAAKVGATAGPVKGALGWALVRVDAIDAKPARTLEQVKGEITAALTEEKRKQALAALTEKVNDDFGKGGALSDTAKELGLTMAETPLLTAKTPAGMGLPAELASILPAAFGMDHEGQPQISELVAGKSFVIFDVTKIIPAAPAPLDQISAQVMADIQLEKGSVAARAAAMKLLAAGKKGSDLAAEVAKLGVALPPVQQMNLGREEIMSRGGQIPPAVAMFFGMAPGTTKLIPIAGNRGFMAVQLKTITPGTVAANDPLVGQVKGELNNLAAREQAESLRRAIRTEVKVERNESTIKTVTGQLAGGN; encoded by the coding sequence ATGCTGCAAGTGTTCCGCAAGTTCTTCCACTCCTCGGTCGGCGTGTTCGCCGCGCTGGGTCTGATCGTGATGCTGGCTCTGGCGTTTGCCGCGGGCGATGTGTCGAACATGATCTCTTCGGGCAGCATCACCGGGGGCGACCGCGTGGCCAAGGTGGGCGGCACGACCATCGGCACCGCGCAATTGACCAAGCAGATGCAGCAGGCGGTGGAAATCACCCGCCAGCAGCAGCCCGGCGTCACCATGAAGAGCTTTCTGGCCGAAGGCGGGCTTGATCTGGTGCTGGATCAGATGATCGACGGCGAGGCCCAGATGGCCTTTGGGCGCAAGGTCGGCATCATCGCGGGCAAGCGCCTGATCGACAGCGAACTGGCCAAGATCCCCGCTTTTCAGGGCGCGGGCGGCAAGTTTGACCAGAACGCCTATCTTTCGGTGCTGGCCCAGCGCCAGATGAACGATGCCGATGTGCGCGACAGTTTCGCGCGCGATCTGGTGTCGCGCCAGTTGCTGGCCCCCGCGCAATTCGGCGCTGCCCTGCCCCAGAGCGCGGTGGTGCAATATGCCTCGCTGCTCAAGGAACACCGCAGCGGCTTGGCGGCCATGCTGCCCTCCAGCGCCTTTGCGCCCAAGGGCCTGCCCACGCAGGCCGAAGTGGCCGCATGGTACAACAACCACAAGGCCGCTTATGCCGTTCCCGAACGCCGTGTGATTCGTTACGCCCGTTTCGACGAATCGGTGATCAAGCAGTCCTCGGCCCCGACCGAGGCCGAAGTGGCCGCCCGTTTCAAGGCCAATGCCGCCCAGTATGCCGCCAGCGAAACCCGCAAGGTCTCGCAGGTCATCGTCATCAGCGAGAGCATGGCCAAGGACATTGCCGCCGCCGTGGCCAAGGGCGAGAGCCTTGAGGCCGCCGCCAAGGCCAAGGGCCTTTCGGTGGCCTCGCTCGGCGCGGTCAGCAAGGCCGACCTGACGATCAAGAGCAGCGCCGCTGTGGCCGAGGCCGCCTATGCCGCCAAGGTTGGCGCCACCGCTGGCCCGGTCAAGGGCGCGCTCGGCTGGGCGCTGGTGCGCGTCGATGCCATCGACGCCAAGCCCGCCCGCACGCTGGAACAGGTAAAAGGCGAGATCACCGCAGCCCTGACCGAGGAAAAGCGCAAGCAGGCCCTGGCCGCTCTCACGGAAAAGGTGAACGATGATTTCGGCAAGGGCGGCGCCCTGTCCGACACCGCCAAGGAACTGGGCCTGACCATGGCCGAAACCCCGCTGCTGACGGCCAAGACGCCCGCCGGCATGGGGCTTCCGGCCGAACTCGCCTCGATCCTGCCCGCCGCCTTTGGCATGGACCATGAAGGCCAGCCCCAGATCAGCGAACTGGTCGCGGGCAAGAGCTTTGTGATCTTTGACGTGACCAAGATCATCCCTGCCGCCCCGGCCCCGCTGGACCAGATCAGCGCGCAGGTGATGGCGGATATCCAGCTTGAAAAGGGCTCGGTTGCCGCGCGCGCCGCCGCGATGAAGCTGCTGGCCGCAGGCAAGAAGGGTAGCGATCTGGCCGCCGAAGTGGCCAAGCTGGGCGTGGCCCTCCCCCCGGTTCAGCAGATGAATCTGGGCCGTGAGGAAATCATGTCGCGCGGGGGTCAGATCCCGCCTGCGGTGGCGATGTTCTTCGGCATGGCGCCGGGCACGACCAAGCTGATCCCGATCGCGGGCAACAGGGGCTTCATGGCGGTCCAGCTCAAGACCATCACGCCGGGCACCGTGGCCGCCAATGACCCGCTCGTCGGGCAGGTCAAGGGCGAGCTCAACAATCTGGCCGCGCGCGAACAGGCCGAGAGCCTGCGCCGCGCGATCCGCACCGAAGTCAAGGTGGAGCGCAACGAAAGCACCATCAAGACTGTCACCGGCCAGCTTGCCGGCGGCAACTGA
- a CDS encoding anthranilate synthase component I family protein, which yields MTDHTHRPENWDAAHSLLSGGNPALVWRRVIADTETPVGAAIKLFAGERGDFLLESVEGGEVRGRYSLLGLAPDLVFRATGHAAEINRVWAQDREAFEPLAGDALSELRRLVESCRMDVPAALPPALACIVGYFGYETFGLVEKLPRAPQSALELPDMLFVRPTVILVFDRLGDELFAVAPVWPSDRAPVAALEVAQERIDDALRALAAPAPEPVRAAPDMPMPMPTPVMAPGRYGEMVEQAKQFIEAGDIFQVVLAQRFTAPFTLPPLSLYRSLRRVNPSPFLYFLDLPGFAVVGSSPEILVRVRDGEVTIRPIAGTRPRGKTPAEDKANEISLLEDQKERAEHLMLLDLGRNDVGRVAAKGTVKVTESYTIERYSHVMHIVSNVVGELDTGRADAIDAVFAGFPAGTVSGAPKVRACEIIAGLEGETRGAYAGGVGYFGPDGNLDSCIVLRTGILKDGVLHVQAGAGIVADSDPVYEQRECEHKSGALFAAAREAVRVAQEAGFGQ from the coding sequence ATGACCGACCACACCCATCGCCCAGAAAACTGGGACGCCGCCCATTCCTTGCTGTCTGGCGGGAATCCGGCGCTGGTGTGGCGCCGCGTCATTGCCGACACAGAGACACCCGTAGGCGCGGCGATAAAGCTGTTCGCGGGCGAGCGGGGCGATTTCCTGCTCGAATCGGTTGAGGGCGGCGAAGTGCGCGGGCGTTACAGCCTGCTGGGTCTGGCCCCCGATCTGGTGTTTCGCGCCACCGGCCATGCCGCCGAAATCAACCGCGTCTGGGCGCAGGACCGCGAGGCGTTTGAGCCGCTGGCGGGCGATGCCTTGAGCGAGCTGCGCCGCCTTGTCGAAAGCTGCCGGATGGATGTGCCTGCGGCCCTGCCCCCGGCGTTGGCCTGTATTGTGGGCTATTTCGGCTATGAAACCTTTGGGCTGGTAGAAAAGCTGCCGCGCGCTCCGCAAAGCGCGCTGGAATTGCCCGACATGCTGTTTGTCCGCCCCACGGTGATCCTTGTGTTCGACCGGCTGGGCGATGAATTGTTTGCCGTCGCGCCGGTCTGGCCTTCGGACCGTGCACCAGTCGCCGCGCTGGAGGTTGCACAGGAGCGGATTGATGACGCCCTGCGCGCTCTGGCCGCCCCCGCGCCCGAACCAGTACGCGCCGCGCCCGACATGCCCATGCCGATGCCTACCCCGGTGATGGCGCCGGGCCGCTATGGCGAGATGGTCGAGCAGGCCAAGCAATTTATCGAGGCGGGCGACATCTTTCAGGTCGTGCTGGCGCAGCGTTTCACCGCGCCCTTCACCCTGCCGCCGCTCTCGCTTTATCGCTCGCTGCGCCGGGTCAATCCCTCGCCTTTCCTCTATTTCCTCGACCTGCCCGGTTTTGCCGTGGTGGGGTCCAGCCCGGAAATTCTGGTCCGCGTGCGCGATGGCGAGGTGACCATCCGCCCCATCGCGGGCACCCGCCCGCGCGGCAAGACTCCGGCCGAGGACAAGGCCAATGAGATCAGCCTGCTGGAGGATCAGAAGGAGCGCGCCGAACATCTGATGCTGCTCGATCTGGGCCGAAACGATGTGGGCCGCGTCGCCGCCAAGGGCACGGTCAAGGTCACCGAAAGCTACACCATCGAGCGTTACAGCCATGTGATGCATATCGTCTCGAATGTGGTGGGCGAATTGGACACGGGCCGCGCCGATGCGATTGACGCTGTGTTCGCCGGTTTCCCGGCAGGCACCGTGTCGGGCGCGCCCAAGGTGCGGGCTTGCGAGATCATCGCCGGGCTGGAGGGCGAAACGCGCGGCGCCTATGCGGGCGGCGTTGGCTATTTCGGGCCGGACGGCAATCTGGACAGCTGCATCGTGCTGCGCACCGGCATCCTGAAAGATGGCGTGTTGCACGTACAGGCGGGCGCGGGCATCGTGGCCGACAGCGATCCGGTCTATGAACAGCGCGAATGCGAACATAAATCCGGCGCCCTCTTTGCCGCCGCCCGCGAGGCGGTGCGCGTGGCGCAGGAAGCGGGGTTTGGGCAATGA
- a CDS encoding anthranilate synthase component II has translation MNNKILVIDNYDSFTWNLVHYIMELGAEVEVVRNDALTPAQAIDSGAAGFLLSPGPCTPNEAGISLDLVGAAADADKPLLGVCLGHQSIGQYFGGTVQRGGLMHGKTSPVTHDNSGVFEGIPSPFIATRYHSLIVTDIPACLHVNARSDDGHVMGFRHVSLPIHGVQFHPESIATQHGHAMLANFLKTCGIDARMPA, from the coding sequence ATGAATAATAAAATCCTCGTCATCGACAATTACGACAGCTTCACCTGGAATCTGGTCCATTACATCATGGAACTGGGCGCCGAGGTCGAGGTGGTGCGCAACGATGCGCTGACGCCCGCGCAGGCGATTGACAGCGGCGCGGCGGGTTTCCTGCTGTCGCCCGGCCCTTGCACCCCCAATGAGGCCGGGATCAGCCTCGATCTGGTGGGCGCAGCGGCGGATGCGGACAAGCCGCTGCTGGGCGTTTGCCTTGGCCATCAGTCCATCGGGCAATATTTCGGGGGCACGGTGCAGCGCGGCGGGTTGATGCATGGCAAGACCAGCCCGGTAACGCATGACAACAGCGGTGTGTTCGAGGGCATCCCCTCTCCCTTCATCGCCACGCGCTATCACTCGCTGATCGTCACCGATATTCCGGCCTGCCTGCATGTGAATGCGCGCAGCGACGATGGGCATGTGATGGGCTTCCGCCATGTCTCGCTGCCGATCCACGGGGTTCAGTTTCACCCTGAGAGCATCGCCACCCAGCATGGCCATGCGATGTTGGCCAATTTTCTTAAAACCTGCGGGATCGATGCCCGCATGCCTGCATGA
- the trpD gene encoding anthranilate phosphoribosyltransferase — MSALPEVTAQPFDEGEAESIFGAILDRQVSDEAIADFLVALSARGETSSEIAGAARAMRARMIAVHAPEGAVDVCGTGGDGHHTLNVSTAVSLVVAACGVPVAKHGNRAASSKAGAADTLEALGLNLAHAGERAESTLGEIGIAFLFAQAHHPSLKHIAPIRRALGTRTIFNLMGPLANPANVQRQLVGIARPAYVPIYAEAIRRLSTTRSFVISGDEGLDELSLAGGNEVADVRGDGVAMKRVTPADAGLPEYPVEAIKGGDPAYNAAALHRLLMGEHGAYRDAVLMNAAGALMVAGEVSNWREGAEEAAEAIDKGLAKGLLDCWIKACE, encoded by the coding sequence ATGAGCGCGCTGCCAGAAGTGACCGCCCAGCCCTTTGACGAGGGTGAGGCAGAGAGCATTTTCGGCGCGATCCTCGACCGTCAGGTCTCCGATGAGGCGATTGCCGATTTTCTCGTCGCCCTTTCGGCGCGCGGGGAGACGTCGAGCGAGATCGCAGGCGCGGCGCGGGCGATGCGTGCGCGCATGATCGCGGTCCACGCGCCCGAAGGCGCCGTTGATGTGTGCGGAACCGGGGGCGACGGGCATCACACGCTCAACGTGTCCACCGCCGTCTCGCTGGTGGTGGCGGCCTGCGGCGTGCCGGTGGCCAAGCATGGCAACCGGGCGGCCTCGTCCAAGGCAGGGGCGGCCGATACGCTGGAGGCTCTGGGCCTCAATCTGGCCCATGCAGGGGAGCGCGCGGAGAGCACGCTGGGCGAGATCGGCATCGCGTTTCTCTTTGCGCAGGCGCATCATCCCAGCCTGAAGCATATCGCCCCCATCCGGCGGGCGCTGGGCACGCGCACGATCTTCAACCTGATGGGGCCACTGGCCAATCCAGCCAATGTTCAGCGTCAACTGGTGGGCATTGCGCGCCCGGCCTATGTGCCGATCTATGCCGAAGCGATCCGGCGCCTTAGCACGACGCGCAGCTTTGTCATTTCGGGCGACGAGGGTCTGGACGAGCTGAGCCTTGCGGGCGGCAATGAAGTGGCCGACGTGCGCGGCGACGGCGTGGCGATGAAGCGGGTGACGCCTGCGGACGCCGGCCTTCCCGAATATCCGGTCGAGGCGATCAAGGGCGGCGATCCGGCCTATAATGCGGCTGCGCTGCACCGTTTGCTGATGGGCGAGCATGGGGCATACCGCGATGCGGTGTTGATGAATGCAGCGGGCGCGCTGATGGTGGCGGGCGAGGTTTCGAACTGGCGCGAAGGCGCCGAGGAGGCCGCAGAGGCCATTGACAAGGGGTTGGCCAAGGGCCTCCTCGATTGCTGGATCAAGGCTTGCGAATGA